tgcttcagattctgtgttttcctctctcttcgcccctcccccactctcactctgtctctctcaaaaataagtaataaaacattaaaaaaaaatctgaggaaaCAAAGCCCTTGAATATAGAAACGAGGGCAGAGGTTTAAGATTATTATGAAACACCTATAACCCTCTGTTGAGCTACTTGaattctttccttattttaacaaatacactgaaacaatTTCAGCATATATAAAAACTGggttatcttatttttatatttttatccttcagagcatttttaaaattattttagggagagCACATGAGAgtgtgcaagcggggaaggggcaagaggcagagggagagaatccgaagcaggctccaagctcagtgcagagctcgacacagggctcaatcccaaaacctgggttcatgacctgagcctaaatcaagagacgctcaacagactgagccacctaggcacccccttcagagcatgttttaaattaagttttaccTGAATCTTTCTAGCACTgtatcttttatttgtttcttcttctagATGCATGCTGTACAGTTTTGCACGTAGCTTTTTCATAGCCATCTCTCTATTTTTCAGTTGAGATCTCTCTTGTTGGCATTCAGAAACAACACCTGAATAGTGTCATGAGAATTGAACAGTTTTAATAGGAAAATCTTCATTTATTATCAAGAAATacgttttccttctttttcttcttcctttatgaggaaaaaaaacaactctaataAAGGAAGACTATAAACTAAACAAATAACTTTTACAGAGttctcagaaaactaaaaattgaagCTTGAGCTATAGTGCAAATACATTCATATTGAAGGCATACATactaaacaaaaattattacTCATTTAATAAGGATTGTTTTTCCATACCCTTAACTAGcaaccatatatttttttaagtagctatttgtcatcaccaaaacaaaaaaaagttagtCCTAATAGAGATAGGcacaattaatatttttgtgagGAGTTTCATCTAGTTTTCCTATTCCtgtttatatagtatatattatataagacaTCATCTTAAAGTTTAACTTGAGGCCctcctcaaattttaaaaaggaaaaacctacCAATCACTCCTGTTCAACACTACTGATCCATGGGAATTATGCCTATTTGAGATCAGTCACAGTGTATTCTTTCTAGGTATCTGAAGTTTGCTATCCATCTGCTCTTTATCACACGCAAATCACTGCAGTAATAATTGTAAATCACATTTAGTTCCACTTAAGAGTATATTGAAGACTTAAGAAATATTTAGACACAGTTCCCCTGCGTATCTCCAGTAGAACTGCTGGAGGTTTGTGGATGGACTTCATGGAGCAGCAGCCCTGGAAGTTATGGGCAGAACTCTGCATGTGAGCATGTTTCTGAGAAAGCAAGTCCAAGCTTTCATTTTAGCAAGGAAGTCCATGTCCTCCTCTCTTCAAAGAAAGCTAGGAactagtgattttgagcattttctgATAAAGAAGAACCCATGATAGTGACTTCattctgaggattttttttatttatttaaattttaaaaattttaaataggctccacacccaatatggggcttgaacacatgaccctgctatcaagagtcgcatgctctacagatggagccagccaagcaccctggattttcttttaatgaggaAGCTACCTGCAAGACTGTCCACACCTTTTCCTCATGGTCACCTGTACGGAAATTCTCTGGGCTTAGGTCCCTCGGTCTTCCTGGCTTTTGCAATTATCCTGCAGAGTTTCATCTAAGGATTCTAAtctaaataaagtatttaataatAATCTTGAGTAGTATATATTCTGGTAACTGAGGATCTATTACAATGGAAAATCAGTCAGGTTaatcagaatttgttttctttcttcaaagtttTATGTTGAAGAAATAAGGACATACCTGTTGGAAGATGAACTATCCGGACAGCACTGTCCGTGGTATTTACATGCTGTCCTCCAGCTCCACTGGCTCGTTTAGTATCAATTCTCAAATCTTTGGGATTAATTACCAGATTGATCTATACATAAGAGGCAAAGTTgggatttaaaaatatcacatgtATGTGAACTGTTCAAGGGCAAGAACTATCCATTTATGTGTATAATTACATGTCATAGAATTATAAGattgagaagttttaattttaaggatAGAAAAGTTGGAAggataccattttttaaaacatctcttttttggaaaagtagatcaaaatataatacaaaacaaaaataaaccctcCCGAATCCTCAAAAACTGGACTTCTCTGTTAATTACCCTCTTCCTTAATACATGAACAGAAGAACTTAGCTAATACTAGAAATGTGAATATAGGAATTAAAGTGAGCTTTTGTGGGTTATTTCTGAGTTAAAAAAGACtttaacacaggaaaaaaaaccactgcTAGCTTAAGAATTATGGGAAggcttattttgtttaattttaaataaaggggGACTTAGGACAGGCAGATGGAAACAGCAAAAGGCAAAAAAGCCAAGAAGTCATACATAGCTGGGATCTGACATCAGCATAATGCTCTGTCCTGGAAGTTGCCATTAGAAGCaccagattttaaaaagctctatTTCATGAACTACTACGGACCATTCTGCAACAGGTCCGCACCCTGACAACAGGACTCCTACCATTCACAGgccctctgtgtctccctatgTGCTCCTTGTATGGTTGCTAGAAGCATTAAATAATGGACTTCAGTCCATCTTTTCCTGAACtatttctgtcttcaaaataCTTAAACCAAAGCAACTAATATCAGGCTCTTCCTTAACTGTTCTGTGCCTCATCTAGGCTTCATGTATAAATTAGATTAAAGAAAGGAACTTAAAGAGTCAACTAAGTCAATTAAACTTTCTTCTCCTCAAATCATTCATACTTCATCCTTCATCCTGAAAAACAAGTCATATATTTCCTATCACTTTCAGCAAAAGggatgtaatttatttattttacaaataccaTATAGACTGAGAATTTGCTTGTGAGAATAAAGTATACTCATTATGAGCAATGTTACTCATAGCAATATTGAAGTAACAATATACTTCcatctttttgaagtttatttattttgagagagagcagggaggaggggcagagaaaaagggaagagaatcctgagcagctctgtgctgttagtgcagagcccgacactgggctcaaacccatgaaccatgagatcatgagctgagctgaaatccagagctggatgcttaatgcttgaccgactgagccaccgaggcgcccaatgtatttgcattttaatgcaACTGGGTTATGAAGTAGCAGTTCTGTTAACCcttgttaaaaaagaattcttctaTTTACACTCTGGGAAagtcagacaaaacaaaaatcattatgAAGGGTAATCAGTATTAAATCCTATTTAAAGTAGGGTAATACTGTTTCTCCTACTGAGATGGTCTTAACTAAACTTAGTGGCggacaaaaattaataaatagtgCAACATTAGatcatttatatatctttaacTATTACTATCTATTGTAAGATATTTTTTTGGACTGAGATAAGAGATTATTAAACCCTCAAAATACATGATAAAGGCTAAAGATGAGCAAAGGAGTTATTCAGTTCAGTGAAGTGAGTTGTTACTCTGGGGgcaaggcactgtgctgagcGCAGGATTCCAAGGAGAGGAGACTGATGCCTTACCTCGGTCGGTTGGGGTAAGATTGCCACAGTCATGGTGCTGGTATGGATGCGACCTTGCTTCTCTGTTTTTGGCACTCTTTGTACTCTGTGTACACCACCTTCAAATTTCAGGTGCTTATAGGCCTCTACACCCCCAATGCTGGCAGACGCATGTCTAAGGCCACCTTGAAAATATTGAGTGAACaattattattgccatttatAAACAACTGATCATCACTTCCACCATCTTGAAATATACTTAAAAGAGCTACAAACCAATATAAGCATACAGAATATAAAAGCATTGAAATACTTTAGCAAGTCTAGATATCCAGTGTTTTAACACTTAATACCTTTATTGCTAATAATCACTAAACATAAAGTATTTATGGTATTAATGAATTGATTCAATAACGTGTAAAAGAGCACTTTTAAAAGATCATTAATCATTCAGTGGTGAGTAGTGAATGACTAGTATTTTATAGGCCCACTCAAAACAGGTATATTTGCATTCAAAATTATTAAGTGAATGGTAAACATAAAATCAGGTAAGCTTCCTTACCAATAAATTCTAAAGCTTAGTTACGGTCTCTCCAAACATCATCATATGACACATGTAGATAGATTAAATCTGTTCTTTCCCCCAAATCAATTAAACAGTGAACTTACCTATTTCACTTGGAAAATATTCCAGGGTTTCAAAATGCCATCTTTTAAATGCAGCATATTGCTGATACATATCGAACATCTCTGATGTAAACAACATTGCCTCCTGACCCCCAACTCCTGCAGTTACCTCCAGGATCAAatcattttcatctgtttcttctgAGGGAACCAAAAGTAAGATAATctgtaaatacaaaaatatcaccCCTCCTATAATTAggaattatttaaaacttaaaaaaaaaaaaaacactaaatgaTTAGAtgcaggatttaaaaaaattttttttaatgtttatttttgagagagagagagggagacgcagaatccaaagcaggctccaggctctgagctttcagcagagcccgacgcagggctcgaactcccgaaccgtgaagtcatgacctgagccaaagtcagatgctcaaccgactgaggcacccaggcgccccaagatgcaACAGGATTTAAATAGTGAATTACTTAAAGTTTCTCTAAACAAATATTGCTGATTACTCTTCAACCATCTTGCCAATTAGAACCATATAGTAGTGCataacttctaaaaaatataatgttACAACTATATTATAAATGCTATAAGGTCCAGATAAAACTTATGGgtctaatttgtttatttttggtgtttatgTAAAACTTTATGTCAGTTCTGTTTGGTTAATAATTCAGAGCTTGCTGTGAGTAGGACACTATACTGTGTGCAGGATGCAAAAGAAGATCCTAACTCTTACCGTTTTGAAATCTATAGCCTAGTATggcagaatagaaaaaaaaaaagactaaaattgtatgtttctatttttttaagtttctttactttGGAAGAGAAATTTGTAATTTTGGAACTGAAAAGGCCCTTAGAGATGATGTGTGATCTGGTCCTTTTGCATGTAAAGTAAAGTGAGGCTGTAGAGACTAAATGacttgcaaaagagaaaaaggttaGCTTCTGGCAGAGCAGGCAGAACTCAAATCAAGGTGCCTAGATCAGTCCTCCTTCCCTGACAATATACCTTTCACACTTCAGTATGTACTAATTAAGAGGACGCAGAATAAAAGCTTCTTTCATTAGGTGAGTTAAATAAGAAAAGCTACCAACATTTACTGGTCTCTTAGTATGTGACAAGCACTCTGTTAAGCACTTTATATACTTTAATTCTGAAATCAGTCTTGGGAAGATAGTTTCTTGCTCTAGTTAAGATGTTAAAACTAAATTTAAGCTTAATTTAGTTGAATAATCTCATTGCCCAAGAACATACAACTAGAAAGTGGAAGaactagaatttgaacccagatctgcctGAATTGTAAAGTATCATACTTTATGTTGGTTGGGAGCTATAGTTGTTACTACTTTTCCATCTCTCTAGCCTATGCCAGTACATCATGGTCATTCAAATCTTGAGTAACTAGTTGAATTTATGTGTTTGTTAACTACTAGTCAATGAACAGAAACCTTTAATACATATGTCCTTgtatttcacaaaaatattagaaaatgggaagaaggcaAATTATATGAGACTTCACTTCATGGTGGAACTTTCCCTCTGGAATGGGTGGTAAGGACATTAACTTTTGATGAGTTCCACTTTTGACTAGAGAAGAAATGTAATCTTTAAATGAAGCACCCCCTTTTCCTGGGCTCCTTCCTCACCATAGCATGTTCTTTTACTTACATCCTCAGAGATAACTACTATAAATCTTTAAGCTCTGCTTTACAGAATCTGCATAAAAGACTAGgtctaatttaaaataatgattgcattggggcacctgggtggctcagttggttaagcgtcgacttcgctcaggtcatgatctcactgttccccaGTTtgagacgggctctgtgctgacagctcggagcctggagcctgcttcagattctgtgtctctctctctctgcccctcacctgctcacactctctcaaaataaataaacattaaaataatgattacTCTTCATCTAATGCCTATATATTCTCCCATATGTAAAACCAAAGCAGTATAATTCAGTTCTAAAAGCTGAGGGTCGATCCTAGGTCTGGCACTTTCATAGTGCCAAagataggaaaaatatttctgcTGCCAAGGAGCTCACAATCTACCACCGCTCTGTAACTGTTTCTACTCACCATCTACCCCTCACctcttttaaaaaaccaaaagaggGGAAGTAGAATACTGATATTTATCCCACTGCTTTTTAGAAAACTCGTATCAATATGGCAGTCACCTTTCTTTCCACAGCTGTCCGAtccttttattatgataaaaatagCACCACCCGGAGtatactttttcctgctttagAAAAGTTTATAATTCTAAGTACTAACAAGCTAGTTACTTCTTGAGTTGTTTTTATCAACTTACAATAAAATTCATTAGAAGTAATAGCACAAAATCTTTATTGTTTGCAGATACCATACCTGATGCTTCAgctgagttatttgtttttggcaTAAAGTTATTTCATTCTCTGCAAGTTTCCTTAAGTCTTCATTTTCATCTATGGAAATAAGGCAGTAGGTTAAGTTTTTCTTAATTAAGGAATTAAACAGAATTCAAggtcttcattttattattgtagCCAAAGGGAAAAATGTCTTCCTTGTCCTTTTCATAACTGCCATTAATTAAAAGCACTGTATGCATTCGTTTTCATTAGCATgtagcttaaaagaaaaaacaaacttttttgcTGATGACAGAAGCATAAGATTAAAAAGAATctacagatggggcgcctgggtggctcagtcggttaagcatctgacttcggctcaggtcatgatctcgcggtccgtgagttcaagccccgcatcaggctctgtgctgacagctcagagcctggagcctgtttcaaattctgtgtctctctctctctctctctgaccctcccccgttcatgctctgtctaacgttaaataaacgttaaaaaaaaaaaaaagaatctacagaaaaatataaagaacctaTTGAACTATCCTATAATTCTACCCCCATGAAATATTCATGTTAACAAATATGGTTTTAGTTTTCCAACTTAGACTACACAACAAAAAATTCACTGAGTCGTCAGACCAGAAGGGGAATTAAAGTTTCCATCAGTTAAaccaaactgaattaaaaaatagaggagtgcctgggtggctcagtcacttaagcgtccgactttggctcaggtcatgagctcatggttcatgagtttgagccccatgtcgggctctgtgctgacagctcagagcctggatggagcctgctttggattctgtgtctccttctctctcttcccttcccctgctcatgctcactctctctcttgaaaataaacattaaaaaaattgtataaaaaaatagaaatttatctcTTTACctaatatttcattaatataaaatatccaCCAAACATTTAGATCTTCCCTAATGTTTACAGAAGATTTATATGAAGTACTCCCCCACCCAACTtgcttttactttcttattttgtctgagttttcatttttaccttacaaaatatattttctcatttctctatcCTATGGACAATATGCGACCtatagaaaggagagaagggaaatttCTTTAGTTATTACAAATAGCTTTCTTTGTTGAAAGATCAGGCTCTTCCAAAGTATCAGTTTGTATGTTTGTTCACTGATTAAGTACCAGCTATACTAGGAACTGGAGATAATAATATGTAAGACCTGCCCTCAAGGCAGGATTTTAGATAATTTTagtgtctttatatttttctaggggAGAAAACTCACACAGAATTACAATCTAAAACACTTtgtgattaaatattaaaatggtaGCACACTAAAGGactgtttttgcatttatttttgggatgggcagaaaaaggaaagcagCATTAACTCAAGGAGAGAAAATGGCAACAGCAATAATGAGATAAGCAACTATTCAGAGTGTTGGTGGAAAGGCAGGAAATTATTTTGGCAGGAATTCTGCACAGAAAAATGTGGTGGAATGGCAAATGTGTTGAAttacacaaaggaaaaatgaattctaGTCCTAGTTCAACTGCTAGGATTCTCTCAGGGCAACATATCCAACTTCTCTGAATCTCCATTATCTCAGCAACAGTGAAGGAGCTAGGCTGGATGACCTCTAGGGTGACTTTCAGTTCTGCATCTTCTGTAAGGCTAAGGGGATTAGAAATAAGGTCTtgaagtaatttaattttaatactacattttatttaacccagtacgtgtaaaacattatcatttcaacatgtaccttaaaatatcaaaaattattttttatattaggtGTTTGAAATCTGTTATCCTTAACAGCATATCTCAATTCAGACTAACTACATTACTGGTGCTTAGTAGCCTTGTGTGGCCACTGGCTACTATTACCAGACAGCATAGCTCTGGAGGGTTTAGACTGGGGTTATTCGTACGCAGTGGAAATATACTAGTTCTTTCTCATTCACTGTTATTAATCAGCATGTTCACTCGGCACCTATCAcatgcctgccttctcctctgtctACCAATATGTTTATGTTTTCCCTGCTGTAAAGGTTCTTGTTCTCTTCAACCCTTCAAGTGAACACTTGTCACCCCCCACTTTTCCGTCCCAAACTCCTGGAGATTCAATGCCAGGTTTACGATTTCTCGTGTTAATTCTCATTTAGTTCTCTAGTTGTCACACTGGATTTCATAATCATATTAATAAcatcttgtttttaagttttatttatttattttgagagagacaaagacagcatgagttagggagggggagagagagagagaaacacagaatccgaagcaggttccaggctgtcagtacagagcctgatgcagggcttgaactcacaaaccatgagatcatgacttgagcccaaaccaagaatcggacacttaactgactgagccacccaggtgccccgacatcgTTTTTATTAAAATCACCCATGATAAAATTGCCAGATGTAAAGGCTTATTTCAGTGTGAGCTGAAAAGGTGAGCCCTTTCTATAAGTCCAGTATCAACAATCCCTTGACATTTTAATTGGTGTTTACAGCTTCATTTATCTTGTTCAGGGTCCCAaagctctgccttttctttctcgaTCTTTTATAGCTTTGTCCTGCCTGCTCCTCCAATACTGTGTATTTCTACCTTTGTTAGTGTCTTGTTTCTTTCTCAACCACTTCTTCCTGAGTATTCTCATCTGCTTCTAAGCTTTACTTTGTCAAATATATGCTGAGTTCTCATACGATTATTCAGGCTCAGTTTTTCTCCTCTGCCAGTAGTGTTTTCTCTAGACCATTATCTTTATctgaatttcttcatctgaatGTCCTTACAGGTACTCCTGGCTTAATATGGCTGCCTGTTTGGcacaaaacatctttttttcctaaaatttatccagcttttatattttcatcttagtTAACAGTACCATTCATGTTCTGAACCCAGAAGCCTAAGACTTTTCTTAGAATTCTCTCCTTCACTCTTCTCGGGACGTAAGCCACCAAATCCTGACTATTGTTAGAATGTCTTGTGAGTGTGGCCCATGCCTATCACCACCTCTTTCTTGCACGGTTTCAACTACCTTCTCACTGGCCTTTCAGCCACCAGGGTCCCTGGAGAATACTCCAGTTCGTTCTCAA
The sequence above is a segment of the Prionailurus bengalensis isolate Pbe53 chromosome B2, Fcat_Pben_1.1_paternal_pri, whole genome shotgun sequence genome. Coding sequences within it:
- the MTRF1L gene encoding peptide chain release factor 1-like, mitochondrial isoform X1, with product MRSRLLFSAARCLRALRAISPARRHLKCGSLPLEELFAPGGPLRTFLERRARCEAQLQFGGSELLAVAKLLSEKEQELQETEHLLHDENEDLRKLAENEITLCQKQITQLKHQIILLLVPSEETDENDLILEVTAGVGGQEAMLFTSEMFDMYQQYAAFKRWHFETLEYFPSEIGGLRHASASIGGVEAYKHLKFEGGVHRVQRVPKTEKQGRIHTSTMTVAILPQPTEINLVINPKDLRIDTKRASGAGGQHVNTTDSAVRIVHLPTGVVSECQQERSQLKNREMAMKKLRAKLYSMHLEEETNKRYSARKIQVGTKGRSEKIRTYNFPQNRVTDHRINKSLHDLEAFMQGEYLLDELVRSLKDYADYESLVEIISKM
- the MTRF1L gene encoding peptide chain release factor 1-like, mitochondrial isoform X2; this encodes MPKTNNSAEASEETDENDLILEVTAGVGGQEAMLFTSEMFDMYQQYAAFKRWHFETLEYFPSEIGGLRHASASIGGVEAYKHLKFEGGVHRVQRVPKTEKQGRIHTSTMTVAILPQPTEINLVINPKDLRIDTKRASGAGGQHVNTTDSAVRIVHLPTGVVSECQQERSQLKNREMAMKKLRAKLYSMHLEEETNKRYSARKIQVGTKGRSEKIRTYNFPQNRVTDHRINKSLHDLEAFMQGEYLLDELVRSLKDYADYESLVEIISKM